One window from the genome of Anaerococcus sp. Marseille-Q7828 encodes:
- a CDS encoding ZIP family metal transporter — MNSQVFWGVMIPLIGTSLGSALVFVMRDQINPKVQKGLSGFAAGVMVAASIWSLLIPAMDMVEVKMDKFSWIPATVGFLIGIFFLLFLDNSIPHQHIDSDQPEGPKNNLRSTTMMVLAVVIHNIPEGMAVGVAYAGAIYGKGSVSLAQALALSLGIAIQNFPEGAIISMPLRSAGFDKKKSFLAGVGSGVVEPIAAIVTILLSQIMIPILPYLLSFAAGAMFYVVVEELIPEATGEGETHTNIGTLGFSAGFAIMMILDVMLG, encoded by the coding sequence ATGAATTCACAAGTTTTTTGGGGGGTAATGATTCCCTTAATCGGTACATCCTTGGGTTCGGCCCTAGTATTTGTTATGAGAGATCAGATAAACCCAAAAGTTCAAAAAGGTCTATCAGGTTTTGCAGCAGGAGTTATGGTTGCTGCAAGTATCTGGTCACTTTTGATACCAGCCATGGATATGGTTGAAGTCAAAATGGACAAATTTAGCTGGATACCAGCAACCGTTGGTTTTTTGATAGGAATATTCTTCTTGTTATTTTTGGATAATTCCATTCCCCACCAACACATTGATTCAGACCAACCTGAAGGACCAAAAAACAATTTAAGATCAACGACAATGATGGTACTAGCTGTAGTAATCCACAACATTCCTGAAGGAATGGCAGTTGGTGTTGCCTATGCTGGTGCAATATATGGCAAGGGTTCTGTAAGCCTAGCCCAAGCCTTGGCCTTATCACTTGGTATAGCCATACAAAACTTCCCAGAGGGAGCGATTATATCTATGCCACTGAGGTCAGCTGGCTTTGATAAGAAAAAATCTTTCTTGGCTGGAGTAGGATCAGGCGTTGTTGAACCTATTGCAGCTATAGTTACCATCTTGTTATCACAAATAATGATTCCAATACTGCCATATCTATTGTCATTTGCTGCAGGAGCTATGTTCTATGTAGTAGTAGAAGAGCTAATCCCTGAAGCCACAGGCGAAGGAGAGACTCATACTAACATAGGAACTCTTGGTTTTTCTGCAGGTTTTGCAATAATGATGATACTAGATGTCATGCTTGGCTAA
- a CDS encoding thiamine diphosphokinase, which produces MSKCYIIAGGEFDGFYDQIKEDDLVIAADKGYEYVKEEGLKADFIVGDFDSTSLPDDENVIKLSPIKDDTDTKSAMKIAQDKGYKEIIIYGGLGGRESHTISNIRNALEFKKMGIDVRLKAKDKELIIIEDELFQKYEDDYYVSIFALSEVAKGLTIKGLYYELDNYDMEISDSLGVSNETCGRGFTINIKDGYILIIFEKK; this is translated from the coding sequence TTGAGTAAATGTTATATTATAGCAGGTGGAGAATTTGATGGTTTTTATGACCAAATCAAAGAAGATGACCTGGTAATTGCTGCTGATAAGGGCTACGAATATGTAAAAGAGGAGGGCCTTAAAGCAGATTTTATTGTAGGAGACTTTGATTCAACTAGCCTACCTGATGATGAAAATGTCATTAAATTAAGCCCAATTAAAGATGATACCGACACAAAGTCAGCCATGAAAATCGCCCAAGATAAGGGCTATAAGGAAATAATAATTTATGGAGGCTTGGGAGGACGTGAGTCCCATACCATATCAAATATAAGAAATGCTCTCGAATTTAAGAAGATGGGCATAGATGTAAGACTTAAGGCAAAGGATAAGGAATTAATAATAATAGAAGACGAATTATTCCAAAAATATGAAGATGATTATTATGTTTCAATATTTGCCCTATCTGAAGTTGCAAAAGGCCTTACAATAAAAGGACTTTACTATGAACTCGATAATTATGATATGGAGATTTCCGATAGTCTTGGAGTTTCAAATGAAACTTGTGGCAGAGGTTTTACTATTAATATCAAGGATGGTTATATTTTAATTATATTTGAAAAAAAGTAG
- the cdaA gene encoding diadenylate cyclase CdaA yields the protein MNYLTNFINSILLIRITDIIDIAIIAFAVYKLFSLLRNTRAEQVLNGLVIVLIIASLADILNLNTVSWVMNQFLTVALVFIIVVFQPELRSALERIGRGRTILTRDRVKRNENTIDELVRAASSLSRQKIGALVVIQREVGLNDIVESGTELHADVSSELLINIFIPNTPLHDGAVIINENEIIAAACYLPLSNSNTISKELGTRHRAAIGISERSDCIVLVVSEETGNISVVEGGRIDRYFDDDSLSIRLKKDLFYQPTDQEKKDDNDEND from the coding sequence ATGAACTATCTTACAAATTTTATTAATTCTATACTGTTAATTAGAATTACAGATATTATAGACATTGCAATCATAGCCTTTGCTGTCTATAAGCTTTTTTCACTACTAAGAAATACCAGGGCAGAGCAAGTTTTAAATGGACTTGTTATTGTGCTGATTATTGCTTCTTTAGCAGACATATTAAACTTAAACACAGTAAGTTGGGTTATGAACCAATTTTTGACTGTGGCTTTAGTATTCATAATAGTGGTCTTCCAACCAGAGCTAAGATCAGCCCTTGAGAGGATAGGCCGTGGTAGAACAATTTTAACCCGCGATAGGGTAAAAAGAAACGAAAACACAATAGATGAGCTAGTCAGGGCAGCAAGCTCCCTATCCCGCCAAAAGATTGGGGCTCTAGTTGTGATCCAAAGAGAGGTTGGCCTAAATGATATAGTAGAAAGCGGAACAGAGCTTCATGCCGATGTATCAAGTGAACTACTAATAAATATATTTATTCCCAATACTCCCCTACACGATGGTGCAGTAATAATAAATGAGAATGAAATAATAGCAGCAGCTTGTTATTTGCCTTTGTCCAATTCAAATACAATTTCCAAGGAACTAGGTACCAGGCATAGGGCGGCCATTGGTATATCGGAAAGATCTGATTGCATAGTCCTTGTAGTATCTGAGGAGACTGGAAATATTTCTGTTGTAGAAGGTGGTAGGATAGATAGGTATTTTGATGACGATTCGCTTAGCATCAGACTAAAAAAAGACTTATTTTACCAACCAACTGACCAAGAAAAAAAGGATGATAATGATGAAAACGACTGA
- the malQ gene encoding 4-alpha-glucanotransferase — MKKVQDRLQRGNGLIMPIFSIPSSYGIGTFGKEAYNVVDFISDASIRYWQILPLGQTSYGDSPYQSFSSFAGNPYFVDLDMLIEDGLLEKEYLESLNFGDNDRYVDYAIQYNLRYRILEKAYENSKGKLDKEIKKFRKEEAFWIEDYALFMAIKRDSLDISWIEWDEKLRDRDKIALKEFKEKHQEDIDFYIFIQYEFFKQWNELKQYANRRNIQIIGDLPIYVAYDSCDAWVNSDILKLDPESKEAITVGGAPPDAYSEDGQLWGNPVYDWDKMKKDSYSFWEKRIEMAFRTYDLLRLDHFRGFEKFYAIPASDENAKFGDWIEGGGYDFFDHIRKKFPDKQFIAEDLGYITKEVDDLKDTYGFPGMNVIQFAFGENFDSNYLPHNYLRNSVVYSSTHDSSTLKGWLETMDEEDLELVERYFGLKDGDDYQWRIIRNLMASVSDLAMFEIQDFLELDNTSQINSPGTLGDNWKWRAKKEDFTDSLALKIKEMSRLYGRYNG, encoded by the coding sequence ATGAAGAAAGTACAAGACAGATTACAAAGAGGAAATGGCCTTATAATGCCTATATTTTCTATACCATCATCTTATGGAATAGGAACATTTGGCAAAGAAGCCTATAATGTAGTGGATTTTATATCTGATGCTTCTATTAGGTATTGGCAAATTTTGCCATTGGGACAAACTTCATATGGTGATAGTCCCTACCAATCATTCTCATCTTTTGCTGGAAATCCATACTTTGTAGACTTGGATATGCTAATAGAAGATGGGCTTTTGGAAAAAGAATACTTAGAGTCTTTAAACTTTGGAGACAACGATAGGTATGTTGACTATGCTATCCAGTACAATCTAAGATATAGGATATTAGAAAAAGCCTATGAAAATTCCAAGGGCAAACTTGATAAGGAAATCAAAAAGTTTAGGAAAGAAGAAGCGTTTTGGATTGAAGATTATGCTTTATTTATGGCTATAAAACGTGACTCTCTTGACATTAGTTGGATTGAATGGGACGAGAAATTACGTGATAGGGACAAAATCGCTCTAAAAGAATTTAAAGAAAAACACCAAGAAGATATAGATTTTTATATTTTCATCCAGTATGAATTTTTTAAACAATGGAATGAACTAAAACAATACGCCAACAGGAGAAATATCCAAATCATTGGAGACTTGCCAATATATGTGGCTTATGATTCTTGCGATGCTTGGGTAAATTCTGATATATTGAAGTTAGATCCAGAAAGCAAAGAAGCTATCACAGTTGGAGGAGCTCCACCAGATGCCTATTCTGAAGATGGCCAGCTATGGGGCAATCCTGTGTATGATTGGGACAAGATGAAAAAAGATTCTTATAGCTTTTGGGAAAAAAGAATTGAGATGGCCTTTAGGACTTATGACCTGCTAAGGCTTGATCATTTTAGGGGCTTTGAAAAGTTCTATGCTATACCTGCAAGCGATGAAAATGCTAAATTTGGTGATTGGATAGAAGGTGGCGGCTATGACTTTTTTGATCATATTAGAAAGAAGTTCCCAGACAAGCAATTTATAGCAGAAGATTTAGGTTATATAACTAAAGAGGTCGATGACCTAAAGGATACTTACGGTTTTCCAGGTATGAATGTGATTCAATTTGCCTTTGGAGAGAACTTTGATAGCAATTACTTGCCTCACAATTACTTGAGAAACTCAGTAGTTTACTCATCAACCCACGATTCATCAACCCTAAAGGGTTGGCTTGAAACTATGGATGAGGAAGACTTAGAATTAGTAGAAAGATACTTTGGTCTTAAGGATGGAGATGATTATCAATGGAGGATCATCAGAAATCTTATGGCCTCAGTTTCTGATTTGGCCATGTTTGAAATCCAAGATTTCTTGGAATTGGATAACACTTCACAAATCAATAGTCCAGGAACTTTGGGTGATAATTGGAAGTGGAGAGCAAAAAAAGAAGATTTTACTGACAGTCTGGCACTAAAAATCAAAGAAATGTCCAGATTATATGGGAGATACAATGGATAA
- the abc-f gene encoding ribosomal protection-like ABC-F family protein, translating to MNILSASNLSKSYPTRDIFTDISFIIEKGDKVGLIGNNGAGKSTLFKIIVGELSKDSGEIYIPNGLKIGYLKQQLSTDTDQSIYDHCMGVFSNLIGIEKELRSIEKELTRTDLSEEGMQKLLEEHNRLFEKFEKNNGYSIKSELEGTLKAMGFESEDFDKSIRTLSGGQKARVELAYLLLEKPDLILLDEPTNHLDINAIRFLENFIKNYEGSVVVISHDRYFLDATVNKVFLMENGSLNIYAGNYTSFMQKRKKDLEVRLHQYKSQQKEIARQEEIIDRLKNLGGSKRKRGISQSRSRQKLLDKMERIEAPDQIANAMKLKFTPRIQSGEDVLKVNKLSKSYDDKEIFKNISFDIFRNERTAIIGENGVGKTTLFKIILAEEIPSSGKIKIGQSVNIGYFDQEQKSLNLSNTIFEEISATYPMLTNFEIRSYLAKFMFYNDDVDREISKLSGGERARISLLKLMISDTNFILMDEPTNHLDIDSKEILEDAILDYEGTVLIISHDRYFLNKIAVKILEMQDDGMSEYLGNYDYYVEKQKEMMAKDEESQTISKTQLNKEKKKQNLKRNEIKKIKNDIKKIEQRMDEVEERLGELNELTLSADFYQDQDLVKDIFAQIKSLEEEKENLDETWFELNLSLEG from the coding sequence ATGAATATATTATCGGCAAGCAATTTAAGTAAATCTTATCCTACTAGGGATATATTTACTGATATTAGCTTTATAATAGAAAAGGGTGATAAGGTTGGTCTTATTGGTAACAATGGGGCTGGCAAATCCACCCTTTTTAAAATTATAGTAGGAGAACTATCTAAGGATAGTGGAGAAATCTATATACCAAACGGCCTAAAAATCGGCTATTTAAAACAACAACTATCTACTGACACCGACCAAAGTATCTATGATCATTGTATGGGAGTTTTTTCAAATCTTATCGGCATAGAAAAAGAACTGAGGTCAATTGAAAAAGAACTTACAAGAACTGACCTTTCTGAAGAAGGGATGCAAAAACTTTTGGAGGAACATAATAGATTATTTGAAAAATTTGAAAAAAACAACGGCTACTCTATAAAGTCTGAACTTGAGGGAACCTTAAAGGCTATGGGCTTTGAGAGCGAGGACTTTGATAAGAGTATAAGGACTCTATCAGGTGGACAAAAGGCAAGAGTTGAGCTTGCTTATCTCTTGTTAGAAAAGCCAGACTTGATTTTACTAGATGAACCTACCAACCACTTGGATATCAACGCCATCAGATTTTTGGAGAATTTCATCAAAAATTATGAAGGATCTGTTGTGGTGATTTCCCACGATAGGTATTTTTTGGATGCGACTGTAAATAAGGTTTTTCTTATGGAAAATGGGTCTTTAAATATCTATGCGGGCAACTACACTAGCTTTATGCAAAAAAGAAAGAAAGATTTAGAAGTAAGGCTACACCAGTACAAGAGCCAGCAGAAGGAAATCGCCAGACAAGAAGAAATTATTGATAGGCTAAAAAACCTAGGCGGTTCCAAAAGAAAAAGAGGCATTTCCCAATCAAGGTCTAGGCAAAAACTTCTTGACAAGATGGAAAGAATCGAGGCTCCAGATCAAATAGCCAATGCAATGAAATTAAAATTCACCCCGAGAATCCAAAGTGGGGAAGATGTTCTAAAGGTAAATAAACTTTCTAAATCTTATGATGACAAAGAAATTTTTAAAAATATTAGCTTTGATATTTTCAGAAACGAGAGGACAGCTATTATTGGTGAAAATGGAGTTGGAAAAACAACTCTCTTTAAAATCATTTTGGCTGAAGAAATCCCATCCTCAGGCAAAATAAAAATTGGTCAAAGTGTAAATATTGGCTACTTTGATCAGGAACAAAAATCTTTGAATTTGTCCAACACAATTTTTGAAGAAATATCAGCAACTTATCCAATGCTAACTAACTTTGAAATCAGATCATATCTAGCCAAGTTTATGTTCTATAATGATGATGTGGATAGAGAAATATCTAAACTATCAGGTGGTGAGCGTGCCAGAATATCGCTTTTAAAACTAATGATATCTGACACCAACTTTATCCTAATGGATGAGCCAACCAACCACTTAGACATTGATTCAAAGGAAATCCTAGAAGATGCTATCCTTGACTATGAGGGAACGGTTCTAATCATAAGCCACGACAGGTATTTCTTAAACAAAATCGCCGTCAAAATCCTCGAAATGCAAGATGATGGCATGAGCGAATACCTTGGTAACTATGATTATTATGTTGAAAAGCAAAAAGAAATGATGGCTAAGGATGAAGAAAGTCAGACTATTTCAAAAACTCAGCTAAACAAAGAAAAAAAGAAGCAAAATCTTAAACGCAACGAGATAAAAAAAATAAAAAATGATATTAAAAAAATCGAACAGAGGATGGATGAAGTTGAAGAAAGATTAGGAGAACTAAATGAGCTCACTTTATCAGCTGATTTCTATCAAGACCAAGACTTGGTAAAAGATATCTTTGCCCAGATTAAATCTTTGGAAGAAGAAAAAGAAAACTTGGACGAAACGTGGTTTGAACTTAACTTATCCTTGGAAGGATAG
- a CDS encoding AI-2E family transporter, whose translation MHNLDERSKNILKIILIGLGVFFTFWYLREILDFLGKFIRIIQPFIIGFMLAYIINIPMNFFYRLIRENYKDPKQEKAIRGVSLVLSWICVLLFLTLLLNIFIPQIIKSALTLSRKWPVFVDETYKILKNNSLTENYANDFREITEDVNWLSMNGPIFKYINTNSKSLLTMTSSIINSIGSSAITIFTVVVFSIFVLIYKDMLKLNGNKLLYAFLDEKDADYVNKVFSLSYHTFKDYIYSRMISVALLIVLTYIGMVIFSIPNAPMISILVGLSDLIPIFGPIAGAGISAVIIFIESPIKALIFLIYDVIMQQVQENVIYPAIADAQVGLPAVWVLASVTIGGSLFGIVGMLVSIPVASVLYTLAHEKVEQRLMKKGFNQKDIMDKQKKNFIEGYKDETKK comes from the coding sequence ATGCACAATTTAGATGAAAGATCAAAAAACATACTCAAAATAATATTGATAGGACTTGGGGTATTTTTTACCTTCTGGTACCTTAGGGAAATTTTGGATTTTCTAGGCAAATTTATAAGGATAATCCAACCCTTCATCATAGGATTTATGTTAGCCTACATCATAAATATACCTATGAACTTTTTCTATAGGTTGATTAGAGAAAATTACAAGGACCCAAAGCAAGAGAAGGCAATTCGTGGCGTATCTTTAGTTTTATCCTGGATATGCGTATTGCTATTTTTAACCTTGCTATTAAATATCTTTATTCCACAAATTATCAAATCTGCCTTAACCTTAAGCCGCAAATGGCCAGTTTTTGTAGATGAAACCTATAAAATTTTGAAGAATAATTCCCTAACAGAAAACTATGCTAATGATTTTAGGGAAATAACCGAGGATGTAAATTGGCTAAGTATGAATGGACCTATTTTTAAATATATAAACACCAACAGCAAATCATTGCTTACTATGACTTCAAGTATAATAAATTCAATTGGTTCAAGTGCCATTACTATATTTACTGTGGTTGTTTTTTCAATCTTTGTACTTATTTATAAGGATATGCTAAAATTAAATGGAAATAAGCTTTTGTATGCTTTTTTAGATGAAAAAGATGCGGACTATGTAAATAAAGTTTTTTCTTTATCCTACCACACCTTTAAAGACTACATTTATTCTAGGATGATATCAGTGGCCTTGCTCATTGTCCTAACTTATATAGGTATGGTGATTTTTTCTATACCAAATGCTCCAATGATTTCAATATTGGTGGGCCTATCAGATTTGATTCCAATCTTTGGACCTATAGCTGGAGCTGGAATATCTGCAGTAATTATATTTATTGAATCTCCGATCAAGGCCCTTATATTTTTGATATACGATGTGATTATGCAACAAGTTCAAGAAAATGTAATCTATCCTGCCATTGCCGATGCCCAAGTGGGTCTACCTGCCGTTTGGGTCTTGGCTTCAGTAACTATAGGTGGTTCGCTTTTTGGTATTGTGGGTATGCTTGTTAGTATCCCGGTTGCTTCTGTTTTATACACTCTAGCCCATGAGAAGGTTGAACAAAGACTTATGAAGAAAGGTTTCAATCAAAAAGATATTATGGATAAGCAGAAGAAGAATTTTATTGAAGGATACAAAGATGAAACTAAAAAATAG
- a CDS encoding glycogen/starch/alpha-glucan phosphorylase: protein MDKIEKNKFIENYVENLQRITLKSFDETSEKDKYDALCDTIMERINQSWRQSKANSRYEKSAYYFSAEFLVGKSLGNNLINLGIYDEVKELLDEIDIDFEAIEDYEDDAALGNGGLGRLAACFMDSAATQDINMYGYGVRYREGIFKQTFENGFQKEHGDSWIKDGDGWSIRVDSDSRIVNFKDQQVKAVPFDMPVVGYKNGKVNTLRLWQAEPFEEFEFDKFNNFEYDAAVAKKNRAEDITRVLYPNDMQRAGKVLRLKQQYFFVSASIQDLVEKYKRYFSDDMRFKNFHKYHVIQLNDTHPNIAIAELIRVLVDENGLSFDQALEISKKVFAFTNHTVLQEAIEKWPIDIVEEVSPRCLEIIYQINDALVKHFKEEGLSDFDIDPYRIVINDQVHMANLAIYVGFSVNGVAALHTEILKADTFKHWYKIFPDKFNNKTNGITPRRWLVYSNRLLSSFITEKLGNDNWIYNLEELKGLEKFADDEATLKELWDIKQKNKKRLASYILEHEGIKIDPESIFDIQVKRIHEYKRQHLNILHIIYLYHQLKKNPDKDFYPTTFIFGGKAAPGYFRAKGIIKLANEVARVVNNDPEVNDKMKVVFVENFRVSYGEKIYPAADVSEQISTAGKEASGTGNMKFMLNGAPTLGTFDGANIEIFEAAGEENNYRFGASVEELMEIEKTYNPRKLYQTDMDIKDAVDALVNGELDDNNSYMFLDIYNELINPQDGSRGDRYFILEDFESYKKAHEQINIDYRDKLAWSRKCLINIANAGYFSSDRTIIDYADDIWKIDSPNY from the coding sequence ATGGATAAAATAGAAAAAAATAAATTTATAGAAAATTATGTAGAAAACTTACAGAGGATTACTCTTAAAAGTTTTGATGAAACAAGTGAAAAAGATAAATACGATGCCCTTTGCGATACAATAATGGAACGTATAAACCAAAGTTGGAGGCAAAGTAAGGCAAATTCTCGCTATGAGAAAAGTGCCTATTATTTTTCAGCAGAATTTTTGGTGGGTAAGTCTTTAGGAAATAACCTTATTAACCTAGGTATTTATGATGAAGTAAAAGAATTATTAGATGAAATAGACATAGACTTTGAAGCCATAGAGGATTATGAAGATGATGCCGCTTTGGGTAATGGTGGCCTAGGCAGACTTGCGGCTTGTTTTATGGATTCTGCAGCAACCCAAGATATTAATATGTACGGCTATGGAGTTCGCTACCGTGAGGGGATTTTCAAACAAACATTTGAAAATGGATTTCAAAAAGAACACGGTGACAGCTGGATAAAAGATGGAGATGGCTGGTCCATTAGAGTTGATTCAGACTCAAGAATTGTCAATTTCAAGGACCAACAGGTAAAGGCTGTTCCATTTGATATGCCAGTTGTAGGATACAAAAATGGTAAAGTAAATACTCTAAGACTATGGCAGGCAGAACCATTTGAAGAATTTGAATTCGATAAATTCAACAATTTTGAGTACGATGCGGCAGTTGCCAAAAAGAACAGGGCAGAAGATATAACAAGAGTTTTATATCCAAACGACATGCAAAGAGCGGGTAAAGTCCTAAGACTTAAACAACAATATTTCTTTGTATCTGCTTCCATCCAAGACTTAGTAGAAAAATACAAGAGATATTTCTCAGATGATATGCGTTTTAAGAACTTCCACAAATATCATGTCATCCAACTAAACGATACCCACCCAAATATAGCAATAGCCGAGTTGATCAGAGTTTTGGTGGACGAAAATGGCCTTAGCTTTGACCAAGCACTTGAAATTTCAAAGAAAGTCTTTGCCTTTACTAACCATACAGTTCTTCAAGAAGCTATTGAAAAATGGCCAATAGACATAGTAGAGGAAGTATCCCCAAGATGTCTAGAAATCATCTATCAAATCAACGATGCCTTGGTAAAACATTTCAAAGAAGAGGGGCTATCTGATTTTGACATTGACCCATATAGGATTGTTATAAATGACCAAGTTCATATGGCAAATCTAGCCATATATGTAGGATTTTCTGTTAATGGTGTTGCAGCACTTCACACAGAAATACTAAAGGCTGATACATTCAAGCATTGGTATAAGATATTCCCAGATAAATTTAATAATAAGACAAATGGTATAACACCAAGAAGATGGTTAGTGTATTCCAACCGTCTATTATCAAGCTTTATTACAGAAAAACTTGGCAATGATAATTGGATCTACAACCTAGAAGAACTAAAAGGCTTAGAAAAATTTGCTGATGATGAAGCAACGTTAAAAGAGCTATGGGATATAAAACAAAAAAATAAAAAACGTCTGGCTTCTTATATTCTTGAACACGAAGGAATCAAAATTGACCCAGAATCAATTTTTGATATTCAAGTAAAGAGAATCCACGAATACAAACGCCAACACTTAAATATACTTCACATAATATATTTATATCACCAGCTTAAGAAAAATCCTGACAAGGACTTTTACCCAACAACCTTTATCTTTGGTGGAAAGGCAGCTCCAGGATATTTCAGAGCCAAGGGGATAATAAAGCTTGCCAATGAAGTAGCAAGGGTTGTAAATAATGACCCAGAAGTAAATGACAAGATGAAGGTTGTCTTTGTAGAAAACTTTAGAGTTTCTTATGGAGAAAAGATATATCCAGCAGCAGATGTCAGTGAACAAATATCAACAGCTGGTAAGGAAGCATCTGGTACTGGAAATATGAAATTTATGCTAAACGGGGCTCCAACTCTTGGAACTTTTGACGGGGCAAATATTGAAATATTTGAAGCAGCTGGAGAAGAAAACAACTACAGATTTGGTGCAAGCGTAGAAGAACTAATGGAAATTGAGAAAACCTACAATCCTAGAAAGCTTTACCAAACAGATATGGATATTAAAGATGCGGTTGATGCCCTAGTAAATGGTGAGCTTGATGACAATAACTCCTACATGTTCCTTGATATTTACAATGAATTGATCAATCCGCAGGATGGATCTCGTGGAGATAGGTACTTCATCTTAGAAGACTTTGAGTCTTACAAAAAAGCCCATGAGCAAATAAATATTGACTACAGAGACAAATTAGCTTGGTCAAGAAAATGTCTGATAAATATTGCTAATGCTGGATATTTCTCATCGGATAGAACTATTATTGACTATGCAGATGACATTTGGAAGATAGATTCTCCAAATTATTAG
- a CDS encoding AI-2E family transporter: protein MKITNNLDRKSKNNLRVGLILLLAFFTLWYVEPVSSFLVSIYAVIRPILLGFAIAFVINLPMNFFQDKVFGRLFDPKKHRKLILILSLIFSWLIFFGAVTLILLVIIPETINASQTAIKNIPAFADALIKYTEKIPALNKAMVDIRNQFESFDLNNISDKITSYLSGEGSNVLNRAQSILSSVSSTLIAIAMGFIFSIYVSINKKNLKINANKFLYANFAEDRADTINYISKLTYDAFAKFLDTRFLSCFVLGTLNYIGMKILQLPYAGMISILVGALDIIPYFGPIIAAAFGMLMIFIQSPFQSLVFIIFLVVLQQVQENIFYPLVIGKHSGLPAIWIFVSVFLGGRLFGIMGMILFMPLATVFYTLKEDRTIKKLKEKEIDEKSLGEKANKSFEQMRKERLEEDFTKEEVEQIM from the coding sequence ATGAAGATTACCAACAACTTGGATAGAAAATCCAAAAATAATTTGAGAGTTGGTCTTATCTTGTTACTGGCTTTTTTTACCTTATGGTATGTAGAGCCAGTTAGCTCTTTTTTGGTAAGCATTTATGCTGTCATAAGACCAATTTTGTTGGGCTTTGCTATAGCTTTTGTCATAAACTTACCTATGAACTTTTTTCAAGATAAAGTTTTTGGCAGGCTATTTGACCCCAAAAAGCATAGAAAACTTATACTAATCTTATCTTTGATATTTAGCTGGCTCATATTCTTTGGGGCAGTCACCTTGATTTTATTAGTAATAATACCAGAGACCATCAATGCATCTCAGACTGCTATAAAAAACATTCCAGCCTTTGCTGATGCACTTATAAAATATACAGAAAAAATACCAGCTTTGAATAAAGCTATGGTTGATATTAGAAACCAATTTGAAAGTTTTGATCTAAACAACATATCCGACAAAATAACTAGCTACCTAAGTGGTGAGGGATCAAACGTCCTTAACCGTGCTCAAAGCATTTTATCATCAGTAAGTTCGACTCTGATTGCTATTGCAATGGGTTTCATATTTTCAATTTATGTCAGCATCAATAAGAAGAACTTAAAAATAAACGCCAATAAGTTCTTGTATGCTAACTTTGCTGAGGATAGGGCAGATACTATAAATTATATTTCAAAACTAACTTATGATGCCTTTGCCAAATTTTTGGATACAAGGTTTTTGTCTTGTTTTGTTCTAGGAACTTTAAACTACATTGGCATGAAAATCTTGCAATTGCCATATGCAGGAATGATTTCAATCTTGGTTGGAGCTCTTGATATTATTCCATATTTTGGGCCAATTATTGCGGCTGCCTTTGGAATGCTTATGATTTTTATCCAATCACCATTCCAATCCTTAGTATTTATAATATTTTTGGTAGTCCTCCAACAAGTCCAAGAAAATATTTTCTACCCCTTAGTTATTGGCAAACATTCTGGACTTCCTGCTATATGGATATTTGTTTCTGTATTTTTGGGTGGTAGATTATTTGGCATCATGGGCATGATTTTATTTATGCCTCTTGCAACAGTCTTTTATACCTTAAAAGAAGATAGAACTATAAAAAAACTAAAAGAAAAAGAAATCGATGAAAAAAGTCTAGGAGAAAAAGCCAATAAAAGCTTTGAGCAAATGCGCAAAGAAAGATTAGAAGAAGATTTTACTAAAGAAGAAGTAGAGCAAATAATGTAA